CATCAAGGTCAACGGAGAAGAGAACGACCGGCCGTTCCGGCACGATGACAGGCCGAAGCCGATCGATCCCTACGGAATTTCGAAACTGGAATGCGAAATCGGCCTGCGCGAAATCGCAGCGCGCACCGGCATGGAAGTCGTCATCATCCGTCCGCCGCTGGTCTATGGCCCCGGCGCACGCGGCAACTTCGCCCTGCTCGTCAATCTTGTCCGCAAGAAATTGCCGCTCCCCTTCGCTTCGCTGAAGAACCACCGCACATTGGTCGCGGTGCAAAATCTGGTCGATCTGATCATCGCCTGCGCGACCCATCCTGCCGCCCCAGGCGAGATCTTCCTTGCCGGAGATGGTGAAGACCTCTCGACGCCGGCGCTCATCAGGGGAATAGCCGCGGGGCTGGGCGTCAAGCCGATGCTGGTCCCCTTCCCGCCTGCACTGCTGCAAATGGCGGCAAAGGCGCTCGGGAAGGAAGCCGTCTATCAACGCCTTTGCGGTTCGCTGCAGGTCGACATAACACGGGCGCGCGACGTTCTCGGCTGGTCACCCGTCGTCACCCCGCGCGAAGGCCTGAAACTTGCAGTGGAATAGCCGCTATTCGCTCGTCACGCCCTGGAACGGGCGGACTTCCCGGCCCGGCATGAAGACGCCGAGGCGCTTGATTTCCCATTCGAGCTTGATCCCCTCCTTCTCGAAGACCTCGCGGCGCACTTGCTCGCCGAGATATTCGAGATCGTAGCCGGTCGCCTGCCCCATATTGATCATGAAGTTGCAGTGAAGCGACGACATCTGCGCGCCGCCGATCACGAGGCCGCGGCAGCCTGCCTCGTCGATCAGCTTCCAGGCCGAATGGCCCGGAGGGTTCTTGAAGGTCGAGCCGCCGGTCTTTTCGCGAACCGGCTGTACCGTCTCGCGGTGATTGCGCACAGCGTCCATTTCGGCGCGGATCTGGGCGCGATCTTCCGGATAGCCCTCGAACAGTACCGAAGTGAAGATCAGATCGGTCGGTGCTGCGGAATGCCGGTAGGAATAACCCATTTCGGCATTGGAAAGCACATGCTTGTTGCCCTTGCGATCGACCGCGTTGACCTCGATCAGCCGCTCGCGTGTCTCGACGCCGTTAGCGCCCGCGTTCATGCGCGCCGCGCCGCCGATGGCGCCCGGAATGCCGTAGTAGAAGTGTAAGCCGCCAATGCCGTTGTCCATCGCCATCGCCGCCACATGTTTGTCCGGGCAGATGGCCCCAGCCAGAATGCGGTTTTCCCCGGCAAGCTCGACGAAACCGAAGCCCTTGGCCGACAGGCGCAGCACGACGCCGGGAATGCCGCCGTCACGCACAAGAATGTTGGACCCGACGCCAATGACCGTCAGCGGCACTTCTTCCGGCAAGATCTTCAGAAAGGCGATGAGATCGTCGATGTCATGCGGCTGAAACATCAGCTCGGCAAGGCCCCCGGCCCTGAACCAGGTGACGCGATCCATGGGGGCATCCGGCGTGATACGGCCGCGGATATCCTTTACACCGTCTCCGAGAGACGCGAGAAGCTTTTCCCCATTCACCTGTTTCATGCGGACTTTCCCGATAGGCCTTCCAGTTGCTTGGGCAGTGCTGCTGCCCAAGATGTGATGCTCCCAGCCCCCAACAGAACCACGAAATCGCCAGGCTTTGCAACCTCCGCAACCATCTCAGGCAGAAGCTCGGCCGAAGACAGGAAGCGGGCGTCGCGATGACCGCCGGATTTGATGCGCGAGACGAGCGACGTGGAGTCGACGCCTTCGATCGCATCCTCGCCCGCAGCATAGACCGGCGCCAGCAAAATGCTGTCGGCATCGTTGAAGCAGGCGGCGAATTCCTCGAACAGGCTCGCGAGACGCGTGTAACGGTGCGGCTGATGGACGGCGATGATGCGCCCCTTGCAGGCCTCGCGGGCCGCCTTCAGTACCGCCTTGATTTCGACCGGATGGTGGCCGTAATCGTCGAAGATCTGCACGCCGTTCCATTCGCCGGTCAGCGTGAAGCGACGCTTGACGCCACCGAAGGAAGCAAGCCCCTTGGCGATATCTTCACTCGATATGCCAAGCCGGTTGGCGACCGCGATTGCCGCCGTGGCGTTGGATATATTGTGGCGACCGGGCATCGGCATGACAAGCCCCTTGAGCTCGGTCCTCTGGCCGGTGCGGCGGCGGCGGATCTCGACGTCGAAAATCGAGCGCGTGCCGTCGATGCGCACATTCTTGAAGCGCACGTCAGCCTGCGGGTTCTCGCCATAGGTGATGATCTTACGGTCCTCGATGCGGCCGACCAGCGACTGCACCTCGGGATGATCGAGGCACATGACGCCGAAGCCGTAAAACGGCACATTCTCAACGAACTGCCGGAAGGCGGCGCGCACGGCATCGAAATTGCCGTAGTGGTCGAGATGCTCGGGGTCGATATTGGTGATGACGGCGACGTCGGCCGGAAGCTTCAGGAAGGTACCGTCCGATTCGTCGGCCTCGACCACCATCCATTCACCCTCGCCCATGCGGGCATTGGTGCCGTAGGCATTGATGATGCCGCCGTTGATGACAGTCGGATCAAGCCCACCGGCTTCGAGCAGGGTTGCGACCAAGGAGGTTGTCGTCGTCTTGCCATGGGTGCCGCCGATGGCGATCGCATTGCGGAAGCGCATCAGCTCGGCAAGCATTTCGGCGCGGCGAACCACCGGCAGCAGCTTTTCACGCGCAGCGATAAGTTCCGGATTGCTCTTTCTGATTGCCGTCGAAACGACGACGACTTCGGCATCACCGAGATTTTCGGCGCGATGGCCGACGAAGACCTCAATGCCTTTCTCGCGCAGCCGCTGCACATTGGCGCTGTCCGATTGATCCGATCCCTGCACCTTGTGACCGAGATTGTGCAGCACCTCGGCAATGCCGCTCATGCCGATGCCGCCAATGCCGATGAAATGGACGAGACCGATCGCCTTCGGCAGTTTCATGCGCGTGTCCTCTTGAATTCTGAGACTGTCTTGCCGGCGGCAATAGCCTCAACCATGTCGGCAAGCAAGTTCGCTGCATCCGGTTTCCCGGCAAGCTTGGCCGCCGCCGCCATGTGCGAAAGCTTGTCCGGATCGTTCATCACATGGCTCAGTATAGAGGCAATGCGTTCAGGTGAAAGCTCCGACTGAGGGATTACCTTCGCCCCGCCGGTCGCAGCCAGCGCGGCGGCGTTGGCTGCCTGATCATGGTCGAGCGCATGCGGATAGGGCACTAGAATGGCCGGGCGTCCGATGACGGAGATTTCCGAAACCGTGGAAGCGCCGGAGCGGCAGATCACCAGATGTGCCTGGGCAAGACGCTCCGCCATGTCGTTGAAAAATGGCGCGATATCGGCTCCCATCTCCAGCTTGGCGACGCAGCCGCTGACCATCTCCATATCCTCAGGGCGCACCTGCTGCGTCACCCTGAGCCGCGCGCGCAGGCCGTCGTCGAGCAGGCTGATCGCCGTCGGCATGGCCTTGGAAAAATACTGCGCGCCCTGGCTGCCGCCGAAGACGACAAGGTTGAAGGGCTCACCGGGGTGCGAGGGCAGGTAAGGCTGCTCGGCTGCAGCAAGGATCGCGGGGCGCACGGGATTGCCGGTCGCAACCGTCTTGTCGGAAAAAACATCTCCGCTTTCCGGCAGAAAGCCGCCGGCGATCGCCTTGACGCGCGGAGCCAGCGCCTTGTTGGCCCGGCCCATGACGGCATTCTGCTCATGCAGCATCGAGGCGACGCCGAGCCGCGTGGCGGCCAGCAGCGGCGGCACGGTTGGGTAACCGCCGAAGCCGACGACAATCACCGGCTTCAGCCGCTGGATCAGCCTTTTGGCCGCTCGCATGCCGCTCCACAACGTCCACAGCGAGCGGGCGACGGCGACCGGGTTCTTCGAGCCGATCGTCGCCGACGGCACGACATGGATCTCCTCGGCCGGGAACTTGCCGGCATAACGTTCAGCTCGGCTGTCAGTGACGAGATGCACCGAGTAACCACGCTCCTTCAGCTTGAAGGCCAGCGCCTCCGCCGGGAACACATGGCCGCCGGTCCCCCCGGCGGCAAGCAGCACGATGCCTTTGCTCATGACCTCCTACTCCGCGGGCATGCCGTGCGGGACGCGGAAGAGACTCCGGTCCTGCGCACGTTTTTCCGGGCGATGGCGCGTCAGCGCCAGAATAAAGCCGGCGGTAACGCAGATTGCCACCATGGAAGAACCGCCGTACGAAATCAGCGGCAGCGTCATGCCCTTTGCCGGCAGCAACTCGAGATTGACGCCGATATTGATGATCGACTGGATGCCCATCTGCAGCACGAGGCCCGCGACGGCAAAGCGATTGAAATCATTGCGTTCGCGATAGGCATGCGAGAGGCCGCGCAGCACCAGCACGGAAAACAGCCCGACGAGCGCCATGCAGAAGACGATGCCGAATTCCTCGGCCGCGACCGAGAAGATGAAGTCGGTATGCGCATCCGGGATGATGCGCTTGACGATGCCTTCGCCCGGCCCCTGACCGAACCAGCTGCCCCGGATAATCGCCTCACGGGCCGTGTCGATCTGGAACGTGTCGCCCTCGCCGGTCATGAACTTGTCTATTCGCCCGGCGACGTGCGGAAAGACGTAATAAGCGCTGAGCAGGCCGCCGGCGCCGCCGATGCCGAGTAGCATGATCCAGATCCACGGCATGCCGGCCATGAAGAACATGCCACCCCAGACGGCGGTCGTCAGGATGGTCTGGCCAAGGTCCGGCTGCGCCACGAGAAGGGCGGCGACGATGCCGAACAGGATGATGGCGAAGAGATTGCCGGGAATCTCTGGCTGGCGCGCATGTTCGGCAAACAGCCAGGCACAGACGACGACGAAGGCGGGCTTCATGAATTCCGAAGGCTGGATGGAAAGGCCGGCGATCCAGATCCAGCGCCTGCCGCCCTTGACCTCCTGGCCGATGAACAGCACCAGCACCATCATGGCGAGCGAAATGATCAGGAGCAGGATTGCGGTTCGCCGCACCTGGCGCGGCGTCAGGAACGACAGCCCGAGCATGACGGCGATCGAAGGGATCATGAAGGCGGCGTGGCGCTTGACGAAGTGAAAAGGCTCGAGCCCGATGCGCTCGGCAACCGCCGGAGACGCCGCGAAGGACAGCATGAAGCCGATGCCCATCAGGAAGATGAACATCGCCAGGAAGAAGCGGTCGATGGTCCAGAACCAATCGGCCAGAGGCCCACGTTCCGCGCGGCTTACCATGTCATTTCTCTCCTGTTGCCGGACCGATCAGCATCGTCATTCCGTCAAGGGCGGCGACGTGGCTGACGAAGGCATCGCCCCTGACTTCGAAGTTCCTATACTGGTCGAAGCTTGCGCAAGCCGGGGATAACATCACGGCGGAAGCAGCAGCTTCGTCGCGCTCCGCATCGGCCGCCGCGTGTGCGACTGCGCGCTCCAGCGTGCCGGAGATCTCGTAGGGCACGGCCTCGCCGAGTGTGGCGGCGAACTCCGCCGCCGCCTCGCCGATCAGATAGGCTTTGGCGATGCGGGGGAAATAGGGCGCGAGCGTCGTGATGCCGCCCGCCTTCGGCAGGCCGCCGGCAATCCAGTAGATGCGGTCGTAGCTCGAAAGCGCCGGCGCCGCCGCGTCGGCATTCGTCGCCTTCGAATCGTTGACGAAGACGACGCGGCCTCGTTTGCCCACAGGCTGCATGCGGTGCTTGAGGCCGGGAAAAGAGGCGAGACCGGCGCGAATGGCGTCGGCGGAAACCCCGACGGCAAGGCAGGCGGCAACGGCCGCGGCGGCATTCTGGGCATTGTGGCTGCCGCGCAGCGTCTGGATGCCGTCGAGATCGGCAAAGGGCAGCATGGCGCCGCCGACGGCCTGAACGAGCCTGATGCCCTCGGCATAAATGCCTGATGCCACCGCGTTGCGGCGCGAGATTCGGACCACCTTGACACCTGCCCGCTCGACGCGGTCGGCGATCAGCGCCGAATGGCTGTCATCGATGCCGACGATTGCGACATCGCTGCCCGCGACCAGTCGTTCCTTGACGTCGGCGTAGTGCTGCATCGTGCCGTGGCGGTCGAGATGATCGGGCGTCAGGTTGAGCAGGATGCCGGCGGAGGGGTTCAGCGTCGGCGCCAGATCGATCTGGTAGGACGAGCATTCGACGACGTAATAACGCCCCGCCTTCGGCGGATCGAGCGTCAGCACCGCCGTGCCGATGTTGCCGCCGAGTTGAGTGTCGTAGCCTGCGGATTTCAGGATATGGGCGATCAGCGCCGTCGTCGTCGACTTGCCGTTAGTGCCTGTGATGGCGATGAAGGGGCAATCCGGCGCATGGGCGCGGCGCTCGCGCACGAAGAGCTCGACATCGCCGACGATGTCGACGCCGGCCGCCCGCGCGAGGTCGACGGTCCAGTGCGGCTTCGGATGGGTGAGCGGCACACCGGGCGACAGCACAAACAGCGCCTGCTGGCTCCAGTCGATGCCATGCAGGTCTTCCGTCCGGATGCCTTCCGCCGAAGCCTTGGCGACGCTGTCGGGATTATCGTCCCAGGCGGTCACCTCGGCGCCGCCCGCAATCAGCGCGCGGGCAGTGGCAAAACCGGAGCCACCAAGCCCGAAGAGCGCGACCTTCCTGTCCTTGAGCGTCGTGACCGGGATCATCGCCGCCTCACCGGAGTTTCAGCGTCGAAAGACCGAGCAGGGCCAGGCCGACGGCGATGATCCAGAAGCGGATCACCACCTGGCTCTCGGTCCAGCCCTTCTTCTCGAAGTGGTGATGGATCGGCGCCATCAGGAAGACGCGCCGGCCGGTCATCTTGAAGAAGCCGACCTGGATGATGACCGACAGCGTCTCCATGACGAACAGGCCGCCGATGATCGCCATGACGATCTCGTGTTTGGTGGCGACGGCAACGGTGCCGATCGTACCGCCAAGCGCCAGCGAGCCGGTATCGCCCATGAAGATGGCGGCGGGCGGCGCGTTGAACCAGAGGAAGCCGAGGCCGGCGCCGATAACGGCGCCGAGCACGACGGCAAGCTCACCGGTGCCGGGCACGAAATTGATCTGCAGGTAGTTCGCAAACACCACGTTGCCGGCGAGATAGGCGATGACGCCGAAGGAGGCGGCGGCGATCATCACCGGCACGATGGCGAGCCCATCCAGGCCGTCCGTCAGGTTGACGGCATTGCCGGCGCCGACGATGACGAAGCCGCCGAAGACGACGAACATGATGCCGAGATTGATCAGGAAGTCCTTGAAAAAGGGAAAGGCGATCGAGGAGCCGAAGGTCGAGCCGGCAGTTCCCGAGGCAAGGGCCGTGCGCATCATGAAATAGACGGCGATGCCGGCGATGACGAACTCGATGCCAAGACGCGCCTTGCCGGAAAAGCCTTTGTGGCTCTGCTTGGTCACCTTGAGATAATCGTCATAGAAGCCGATTGCGCCGAAGCCGAGTGTCACCAGCAGCGTGGCAACGACATAAACGTTGGAAAGGTCGGCCCAGAGCAGCGACGCGCCGACAATGCCGGCCAGAATCATCAGCCCACCCATGGTCGGCGTGCCGGCCTTCTTGAAATGCGTCTGCGGCCCGTCGGCGCGGATCGGCTGGCCCTTGCCCTGGCGGATGCGCAGCGAATTGATAATGGTCGGCCCGAACAGGAACACGATCAATGCGGAGGTGAAGAGAGCGGCCCCTGTGCGGAAGGTAATATATCTGAACAGATTCAGAAATTTGAAATATTCCGACAGTTCGACAAGCCAGATCAGCATTCAGGGCCCCTTGTTTACCCGGTCAAAGTTCGCGTTGCGTGTCGGCAAATGGCGCAAACTTGTCAAGGAGCGCGGCGACGATCTTGCCGAAACCGATGCCCAGAGACGATTTCACCATCAACACGTCGCCCGGCGCGACCGAGTTCAGTACATATTCCGTCAATTCGCTGGTCTTTTCGCGGTACTCGACATGGACGCTTTCCGGCAATGATTCCTTCAGCGCGGCCATGTCGGCACCTGCGAGCCAGACATGTTCGATACCGGCCGCAAGCAGCGGCCCGGCAAGATCGGTGTGAACCTTCTCGGCATATTCGCCCATTTCGAGCATGTCGCCGAGCACGGCAATGCGGCGTCCGCGGCCGGTCGGCTCGGCGGCCGCAAGCAGCGCGATCGCCGCGCGCATCGAGGCCGGGTTGGCATTGTAGCTCTCGTCAATCAGCGTGAAGCTGCCGTTGCCGCCGCCCATCGAAAGGCGGTGGCGCTTACCCCTGCCCTTTTCCGGTTTCAGCGTCGCAAGCGCGGCGATCGCCTTCTCCATGTCGGCGCCGACGATCCTGACAACGCCGAGCGCGGCAAGCGCATTCTCCGCGATATGACGTCCCGGTGCGCCGATCGCCACTTCCAGCGTCTCGCCGCCGATCGTCAGCCACAGCGTCGAATTCTCGTCCGACCCGTTGAATTCCGCGAGCCGGAATTCGGCCTTGGCATGCTGGCCGAAGGAATGGATATGCTCGACGCCGAGCGACTGCGCCGTGCGGTCGAGGAAATTGAACTGGTCGTTGTCGCGGTTGAGCACGACATGACCGCCGGGTTCAAGCCCTTCGAATATTTCGGCCTTGGCGGCGGCGATCTCCTTGATGCTCTTGAAATTGCCGAGATGGGCCGGCGCGATCGTCGTGATGACGGCGACATAGGGGCGGATCATCGCGACCAGCGGCCGGATCTCGCCTGGATGGTTCATCCCGACTTCGAAGACACCGTAATCCGTATCGTCGGGCATGCGCGCCAGCGTCAGCGGTACGCCCCAATGGTTGTTGAAGGAAGCGACGGAGGCATGCACCTTGCCGGAGGGCGACAGCACGTGCCGCAGCATTTCCTTGGTGGTCGTCTTGCCGACTGACCCCGTCACCGCGATGATTTTTGCGCCCGAGCGCTCGCGGGAGGCCTGCCCCAGACGCCCGAGTGCGGCGAGCACGTCGTCGACGACGATCATCGGCACGGTCAGACGGCCCATGGCCGGAAGCCTCGCCTCGCTGACAACGAGAAGCGAAGCGCCGTTGGCCATCGCCATCGACGCATAGTCATGACCGTCGACACGGTCGCCCTTGATCGCGAAGAAGGCTTCGCCTGATGTAATCGAGCGGCTGTCGATGGAAATGCCGGTGATGCCTTCCGGCAGTGTGCCAAAGGGGCGCCCCGCCATCGCTGCGATCATGTCTTCGGTCGTCCAGAGCCAGCTCAAGATTTCAGTTCCTCCAAGGCCTTGCGCACCTCCGCATGATCGGAGAACGGCAATGTGACGCCCCCGATCGTCTGCCCCTCCTCATGCCCCTTGCCGGCAACGATAAGCGTATCGCCGGATGTCAGCATGCCGACCGCCTCGCGGATCGCCGTGGCGCGATCACCGATTTCCGAGGCGCAAGCCGCTGCCGTCATGATCTCCGCTCGGATCGCGGCCGGCTCCTCAGAGCGCGGATTGTCGTCGGTGACGATGACGACATCGGCGAGCCGGCAGGCGATTTCGCCCATGATCGGCCGCTTGCCGCGGTCGCGGTCGCCGCCGCAGCCGAAGACGACGACGACGCGGCCCGTCGTGAAGGGCCTGACCGAATTCAACACGTTTTCCAGCGCATCCGGCTTATGGGCATAGTCGACATAGGCGAGAGCACCATCTTTCGTATGGCCGACGAGCTCAAGGCGGCCGGACGCACCGACGAGTTTTTCGAGCGCGGCCATCGCAGCTTTCGGCTCGACGCCGGTGGACATTGCAAGCCCCGCGGCGACCAGCGCGTTGGCGACCTGGAAATCGCCAGCCAGCGGAATGTCCACTTCGAAGATTTCGTCGCCGATATGAATCTCGGCCGTCTGCTTGTGGCGGAAATGCTCGACGCGTTTCAGCGTGAGGTAATCGCCCTTGCGTCCGACGGTGCGCACATCGTGACCGGCATCGGCCGCCGCCTGGACCGCTTGGGGCGACCACGGATCGTCGGCAAAGATCACCGCCGGTGCGCCCTTCGGCAGCAATGTATCGAAAAGCCGCATCTTGGCGGCCATATAGGCCTCGACAGTTGGATGATAATCCATGTGGTCGCGGCCGAGATTGGTGAAGGCGGCGGCCGAAAGCTTCACGCCGTCGAGCCGGCTCTGGTCGAGACCGTGGCTGGAAGCCTCCATCGACGCATGCGTGACACCTTCGTCGGCAAGCTCAGCCAGCAGCTTGTGCAGCGAGACCGGGTCGGGCGTGGTCAGCGCGCCATATTCGTTGCGCGTCGGCGAGACGACGCCCGTCGTGCCGATCATCGCGGCAGCGTGGCCCGCATGCGCCCAGATCTGCCGGGTGAACGAGGCGACGGAGGTCTTTCCGGCCGTGCCGGTGACGGCGACCATGGTCTCGGGCTGCCTGCCGTAGAAACGCGCGGCGGCGATCGAAAGGAAACGACGCGGTTCCTTAACCGCAAGCACCGGAATAGCAGCATCGACGGGCTGGGAGGCGATCGCGACGGCAGCCCCCCGGCCGGCGGCATCCGCAATGAAACCCGCGCCGTCCGCCTTGGTGCCGGTGACCGCGACGAAGGCATTGCCCGGCTCCACATTGCGGCTGTCCGAAGACAGGCCGGAGATGTCAAGCAGGCCTGCCGGGCCTTCGAGCTGTGCTTCAAGTTCCGGAAACTGATCTCCGGCCAGGTCTCGCAATTTCATCGAATGCACTTTTCCCTCTTGAAGCCGGTCCGCCCCTCGCGAATCGGCGTCGACATTCATTCACGCTCAATAAGACACCAGCAAGGCCGAACCACCCTCCCCGAATTTCGGCTCGATGCCGAGAATGGGAGCGGCGCGGCGGATGATCTCGCGGGCGATCGGACCGGCGGTACCGGCGGAGATCGTTCCACCATATTGTTTCTCGCCGGTCTTCGGCTCGTCGCAGAAGGTGATCACCGCATATTTGGGGTCGTTGATCGGGAAGGCGGCTATAAAGGAGTTGAAGTTCAGCGTCGAGGAATAACGCCCGTTTACGACCTTGTCGGCCGTGCCGGTTTTGCTGCCGACGGCAAAACCCGGCACACGCGCGACGCGTCCCGAACCCTTGAAACCGTTGAAATCGAGGAGATAGCGGATCTCGTCGCTGGTCGACTTCTTGATTACCTGCTTGGCGATCTGGTCGGCCTCTTCGCGTGTGCGCGGCAGGAAAGTCGGCTCGATCAGCTTGCCGCCGTTGACAAGGGCGGCCGCCGCCACCCCCGTCTGCAGCGCCGTCGTCGAGACGCCGTGGCCAAAGGAAATCGTGATCGAATTGATCTTCTTCCACACCCGGGGCTGCGTCGGCATCTTCACTTCCGGCAATTCGGTCTGCATCTTCGTAAGCAGCCCAAGCTTGGTCAGATAATCCTTCTGCGCGTCGATGCCAACGATGTCGATGACACGCGCCGTGCCGATGTTCGAAGAGTACTGGAAAATTTCAGGCACGGTCAGCCAGCGACGCTGCCCGTGAAAATCGTGGATGGTGAAGCCACCGATATAGATCGGCTTGCTCGCATCGAACGTGTCGGACATCTTCACCTTGCCGGTGTCAAGCGCCATCGCCAGCGAAAAGGTTTTGAAGGTCGACCCCATTTCGAAGGTGCCGTTCGTCATCCGGTTGAGCCAGCCTTCCTTGGCGCCTTCCTGCGGATTGTTCGGATCGAAGTCGGGTGCCGATGCCATGCCGAGCACTTCCCCGGTGTGCACGTCGATAACAGCCGCGCCAGCTCCCTTGGACTGGAAATTGTTGACGGCGTTGACGACCGCATCGCGAACGATGTTCTGCACGCGCAGGTCAATTGACAGCCGCACCGGCTCCAGCGGCTGGTCGCTCGTCATGCCGACCGAGGCGAGATCGGCGAGCCCCTGGTCGTCGATAAATTTCTCCATGCCAGCCACGCCGCGGTTGTCGATGTTGACATAGCCGAGGATGTGCGCCGCGGTCGAGCCGCCGGGATAGAAGCGGCGCTTCTCCGGCCGAAAGCCGATGCCGGGAATGCCGAGCGCCAGGATCTGGCTCTGCTGCTTCGGCGTCAGCTGCCGGCGCAGCCAAGCGAAATGCGAGCTCTTGACCGAAAGTTTCTTATACGTGTCCCTGACGTCGAGCTCCGGCAGAACAGTTGCAAGCTTCTCTACCGCCTCGTCGACATCAACGATCTTGTTCGGCTCGGCAAACAGCGAGACCGTGCGGATGTCGGTCGCCAGCACCTCGCCATTGCGATCGAGAATGTCGGGCCGCGAGGCCATCAGCCGGTCGGGCGGCAGGATGCTGGAGACGACCTCCTGATCCTTCATGGCATATTCGACCAGACGGCCACCGACGACGACATAGACACTCATGAAGCCAAGGATCAGCAGCCCTACACGGCTTTTTGCCTGCCCCGTCTTCTTCTTGCGCGATCCCTCGATGGCCACGCCGGCGGAAGGGCCGCCGAAGCGGTTATAGACGCCGGCGGAGAAATGCGCCTGGCTCTTCAGGACCATGATGCGGGAAAGAAACGACATTATTCTACCGACCCCGTTTCGATCTCGTCTGCTTCATCCGCCACCACACCGCGCTGCTGTGTTGCGCCGCGTGGCGCGGGCATCGGCACTGGCTGCGCTTTGCCGGTCGCGCCTTTGGCACTGGCAACGGTCGCACCCTTGGCACCGGCTTTAGCCTCCGTTACGTCGGGTACCGGAACCTCGGACTTCAGCATCGG
This DNA window, taken from Rhizobium etli CFN 42, encodes the following:
- the murB gene encoding UDP-N-acetylmuramate dehydrogenase — its product is MKQVNGEKLLASLGDGVKDIRGRITPDAPMDRVTWFRAGGLAELMFQPHDIDDLIAFLKILPEEVPLTVIGVGSNILVRDGGIPGVVLRLSAKGFGFVELAGENRILAGAICPDKHVAAMAMDNGIGGLHFYYGIPGAIGGAARMNAGANGVETRERLIEVNAVDRKGNKHVLSNAEMGYSYRHSAAPTDLIFTSVLFEGYPEDRAQIRAEMDAVRNHRETVQPVREKTGGSTFKNPPGHSAWKLIDEAGCRGLVIGGAQMSSLHCNFMINMGQATGYDLEYLGEQVRREVFEKEGIKLEWEIKRLGVFMPGREVRPFQGVTSE
- the murG gene encoding undecaprenyldiphospho-muramoylpentapeptide beta-N-acetylglucosaminyltransferase, with protein sequence MSKGIVLLAAGGTGGHVFPAEALAFKLKERGYSVHLVTDSRAERYAGKFPAEEIHVVPSATIGSKNPVAVARSLWTLWSGMRAAKRLIQRLKPVIVVGFGGYPTVPPLLAATRLGVASMLHEQNAVMGRANKALAPRVKAIAGGFLPESGDVFSDKTVATGNPVRPAILAAAEQPYLPSHPGEPFNLVVFGGSQGAQYFSKAMPTAISLLDDGLRARLRVTQQVRPEDMEMVSGCVAKLEMGADIAPFFNDMAERLAQAHLVICRSGASTVSEISVIGRPAILVPYPHALDHDQAANAAALAATGGAKVIPQSELSPERIASILSHVMNDPDKLSHMAAAAKLAGKPDAANLLADMVEAIAAGKTVSEFKRTRA
- a CDS encoding UDP-glucose 4-epimerase family protein, coding for MRCLVTGAAGFVGSPLVKRLHAEKIYDLVATTRSQTPAFPPEVAHFPIEITGGTDWTAALEGVDVIVHLAARVHIMNDRAADPLAEFRRTNTAAALNLAEQAASAGVKRFVFVSTIKVNGEENDRPFRHDDRPKPIDPYGISKLECEIGLREIAARTGMEVVIIRPPLVYGPGARGNFALLVNLVRKKLPLPFASLKNHRTLVAVQNLVDLIIACATHPAAPGEIFLAGDGEDLSTPALIRGIAAGLGVKPMLVPFPPALLQMAAKALGKEAVYQRLCGSLQVDITRARDVLGWSPVVTPREGLKLAVE
- the murC gene encoding UDP-N-acetylmuramate--L-alanine ligase — encoded protein: MKLPKAIGLVHFIGIGGIGMSGIAEVLHNLGHKVQGSDQSDSANVQRLREKGIEVFVGHRAENLGDAEVVVVSTAIRKSNPELIAAREKLLPVVRRAEMLAELMRFRNAIAIGGTHGKTTTTSLVATLLEAGGLDPTVINGGIINAYGTNARMGEGEWMVVEADESDGTFLKLPADVAVITNIDPEHLDHYGNFDAVRAAFRQFVENVPFYGFGVMCLDHPEVQSLVGRIEDRKIITYGENPQADVRFKNVRIDGTRSIFDVEIRRRRTGQRTELKGLVMPMPGRHNISNATAAIAVANRLGISSEDIAKGLASFGGVKRRFTLTGEWNGVQIFDDYGHHPVEIKAVLKAAREACKGRIIAVHQPHRYTRLASLFEEFAACFNDADSILLAPVYAAGEDAIEGVDSTSLVSRIKSGGHRDARFLSSAELLPEMVAEVAKPGDFVVLLGAGSITSWAAALPKQLEGLSGKSA
- the murD gene encoding UDP-N-acetylmuramoyl-L-alanine--D-glutamate ligase, which encodes MIPVTTLKDRKVALFGLGGSGFATARALIAGGAEVTAWDDNPDSVAKASAEGIRTEDLHGIDWSQQALFVLSPGVPLTHPKPHWTVDLARAAGVDIVGDVELFVRERRAHAPDCPFIAITGTNGKSTTTALIAHILKSAGYDTQLGGNIGTAVLTLDPPKAGRYYVVECSSYQIDLAPTLNPSAGILLNLTPDHLDRHGTMQHYADVKERLVAGSDVAIVGIDDSHSALIADRVERAGVKVVRISRRNAVASGIYAEGIRLVQAVGGAMLPFADLDGIQTLRGSHNAQNAAAAVAACLAVGVSADAIRAGLASFPGLKHRMQPVGKRGRVVFVNDSKATNADAAAPALSSYDRIYWIAGGLPKAGGITTLAPYFPRIAKAYLIGEAAAEFAATLGEAVPYEISGTLERAVAHAAADAERDEAAASAVMLSPACASFDQYRNFEVRGDAFVSHVAALDGMTMLIGPATGEK
- the mraY gene encoding phospho-N-acetylmuramoyl-pentapeptide-transferase; this encodes MLIWLVELSEYFKFLNLFRYITFRTGAALFTSALIVFLFGPTIINSLRIRQGKGQPIRADGPQTHFKKAGTPTMGGLMILAGIVGASLLWADLSNVYVVATLLVTLGFGAIGFYDDYLKVTKQSHKGFSGKARLGIEFVIAGIAVYFMMRTALASGTAGSTFGSSIAFPFFKDFLINLGIMFVVFGGFVIVGAGNAVNLTDGLDGLAIVPVMIAAASFGVIAYLAGNVVFANYLQINFVPGTGELAVVLGAVIGAGLGFLWFNAPPAAIFMGDTGSLALGGTIGTVAVATKHEIVMAIIGGLFVMETLSVIIQVGFFKMTGRRVFLMAPIHHHFEKKGWTESQVVIRFWIIAVGLALLGLSTLKLR
- the ftsW gene encoding putative lipid II flippase FtsW, whose protein sequence is MVSRAERGPLADWFWTIDRFFLAMFIFLMGIGFMLSFAASPAVAERIGLEPFHFVKRHAAFMIPSIAVMLGLSFLTPRQVRRTAILLLIISLAMMVLVLFIGQEVKGGRRWIWIAGLSIQPSEFMKPAFVVVCAWLFAEHARQPEIPGNLFAIILFGIVAALLVAQPDLGQTILTTAVWGGMFFMAGMPWIWIMLLGIGGAGGLLSAYYVFPHVAGRIDKFMTGEGDTFQIDTAREAIIRGSWFGQGPGEGIVKRIIPDAHTDFIFSVAAEEFGIVFCMALVGLFSVLVLRGLSHAYRERNDFNRFAVAGLVLQMGIQSIINIGVNLELLPAKGMTLPLISYGGSSMVAICVTAGFILALTRHRPEKRAQDRSLFRVPHGMPAE